Within Nevskiales bacterium, the genomic segment GCCGCGGGCGCGGCCTTGACCGCCGAACAGGGGCGCGGGCTGGTGGATGTGATCGCCCGCTACACCCAGACCTTTCTCTGGCTGCAACGCTACGACGAGGGCTTGCTCACCGCACCCGCGGGCAGCCCGGGCGGTGTGTTGCCCACGCTGGAGGAGGCCCGCGCCGCCATCGCCCGGCTGAAGGCCGATCTGATGGCGCGCGGCGAGGCGTCCGAGCTGTTCGGCCGCGAGCGCGGCGACGCGTTTGCCGCCATCCTGGGCAATCTGGAACAGTCGGTCTTTGGCGAGCCGGCCTATCCCACCCTCGAGGCCAAGGCGGCGCATCTGCTGTATTTCGTCATCAAGAACCACCCCTTCGCCGACGGCAACAAGCGCAGCGGGGCGTTTTTGTTCGTGGATTTTCTGGCGCGCAACGGCCGCCTGCTGCGCGATGGCCAGCCCGTCATCAACGACGTGGGGCTGGCGGCGCTGGCGCTCTTGGTGGCGGAGTCCGACGCCAAGAACAAGGACGTGATGATCCGCTTGATCGAGAACATGCTGGCGTTGCCAGCCCGAGGGGAGGGGTGAGCGATGGCTTTTCTCTCCGAAGCCGACGTCGAATCGGCGCTGCTGGAGCAGCTCGCCAGCCTGGGCTACGCCGTCGAGCGTGACGAGGCGATCGGCCCCGACGGGCCGCGGCCCGAGCGCGAGCGTTACGGCGATGCAGTGCTGCTTGCGCGG encodes:
- the rhuM gene encoding RhuM family protein, with the protein product MKPNQNIIIYDSGEARVEVRLDRETVWLTQEQMGALFGRERSVITKHIRNVFAEGELEREAVCAKFAQTAADGKTYQVEFYNLDVIISVGYRVKSVQGTRFRQWATRVLREHLTQGYSLDRQRFEQNAAELQAALQLVQKAAAGAALTAEQGRGLVDVIARYTQTFLWLQRYDEGLLTAPAGSPGGVLPTLEEARAAIARLKADLMARGEASELFGRERGDAFAAILGNLEQSVFGEPAYPTLEAKAAHLLYFVIKNHPFADGNKRSGAFLFVDFLARNGRLLRDGQPVINDVGLAALALLVAESDAKNKDVMIRLIENMLALPARGEG